One genomic region from Macrobrachium rosenbergii isolate ZJJX-2024 chromosome 1, ASM4041242v1, whole genome shotgun sequence encodes:
- the LOC136839947 gene encoding uncharacterized protein, with protein sequence MMEWRQRSGDTEEPKMETNTRREKRKEKMVETKTRRHSETQKDRMETKTKRHRGKKREKDQETQRKKTEWRQRPRDTEGKKHGMETKNKRHRGKKNTEWRQRTRDTEGKKHGMETKNKRHRGKKTRNGDKEQETQRKKKQDKEQETQRGKHGMETKNKRHRHGMETKTRDTEEKKHEWRQRTRDTEEKHGMETKNKRHRGKNK encoded by the coding sequence atgatggaATGGAGACAACGCTCAGGAGACACAGAGGAACCAAAAATGGAGACAAACaccaggagagaaaaaagaaaagaaaaaatggtggaGACAAAGACCAGGAGACACAGTGAAACACAAAAAGACAGAATGGAGACAAAGACCAAGAGACACAGaggaaaaaaacgggaaaaagaCCAAGAGACACAGAGGAAAAAAACGGAATGGAGACAAAGACCAAGAGACACAGAGGGAAAAAAACACGGAATGGAGACAAAGAACAAGAgacacagaggaaaaaaaaacacggaatggAGACAAAGAACAAGAGACACAGAGGGGAAAAAACACGGAATGGAGACAAAGAACAAGAGACACAGAGGGAAAAAAACACGGAATGGAGACAAAGAACAAGAgacacagaggaaaaaaaaacaagacaaagaacaaGAGACACAGAGGGGAAAACACGGAATGGAGACAAAGAACAAGAGACACAGACACGGAATGGAGACAAAAACAAGAgacacagaggaaaaaaaacacgAATGGAGACAAAGAACAAGAGACACAGAGGAAAAACACGGAATGGAGACAAAGAACAAGAGACACAGAGGGAAAAACAAATGA